A window of Pedobacter lusitanus contains these coding sequences:
- a CDS encoding VIT domain-containing protein, with product MKLIPVSPLLTLSVFLFIAPYSACIAQTPQIKVLNTTVPAEQKAVSLKSLHTEVQVYGNIATTVMTMSFVNTSSRILEGELTFPMPDGVSISGYALDINGKMRDAVPVEKARATEVFESIEHRRVDPGLLEKVEGNNFRTRIYPFPAHGTRTVKISYEQELHFSKQLLSYRLPLDYKQPVPEFSLKVSVLESNEQPELVEQPDGSFSFSRKGTAFIAEMQRKDFVPKHGLIINLPAVSGEKIAALMQKAGSSYYFLTNVPVNASSRTHTWGNQIGLIWDVSLSGLQRDTSKELALLDALIREKKNLTIELGLLNNTFKKGGTFIIRGGDWKALREKLANLVYDGGTDYSNVSSALFKADEYLFFTDGFSGFGKSSVALNKPVYTINSSLRADFNQLKNISARTGGQFINLNELSAENAFQQMSRDEIQFLGVKNNPGISELYPALPVRVGGYLSVAGLAASGTENLVLQFGYGKEVILERRVNLNAAAQSAGVIDVSKIWAQKKLADMDLNYEQNKDKISALGKQFGLVTRNTSLLVLESVEDYIRYGIEPPEELRDAYHQVRKGQIQHKEERKNGLMKEAIAMAAELKTWWNKVFKPEKLFPKPEKKVVPYTVPATVGYDQNAAADIVVRSENTNIRRERAEPGQALYESVVVSSAAMSKISGRVADSAPGKTRAEQPVIIVPEFKSDKAYMNKINGTAENAYQQYLAVRKEYLTTPSFYLDVSNWFQQHKEADKALMILSNLTELELENAEIYKTLTYKLRETGQIKTELFTSGKVLEWRPMDAQSYRDYALALADCGQYQQALDTLYAVLNQSYSMDNADRDHGIEEIILSEINNLISLHRGKLNTGKIDKKVIFNLPVDVRVVMNWNKKDTDIDLWVTDPNGVKCFYSHNRTSAGGRISNDFTSGYGPEQFMIKKAIKGKYRIEVNYYGDNQLSISGPTTVMAEIYTHYGSADQQRKIITLQLSGEQRGGVFIGEFTF from the coding sequence ATGAAACTTATACCTGTATCTCCGCTGCTGACCTTATCTGTATTCCTATTTATAGCTCCATATTCAGCCTGTATTGCGCAGACTCCGCAAATCAAAGTATTAAACACAACTGTACCCGCTGAGCAAAAAGCTGTCAGTCTTAAATCACTGCACACTGAAGTACAGGTTTATGGTAATATTGCAACTACAGTAATGACGATGTCTTTTGTAAATACCAGCTCCAGAATATTAGAAGGAGAACTTACTTTTCCAATGCCTGATGGGGTAAGTATCAGTGGTTATGCACTGGATATCAATGGTAAAATGAGAGATGCCGTTCCGGTAGAAAAAGCAAGGGCAACTGAGGTTTTTGAGAGTATAGAACACCGCAGGGTAGATCCGGGATTACTGGAGAAGGTAGAAGGAAATAATTTCCGTACCCGTATTTATCCTTTTCCTGCTCATGGTACAAGGACAGTGAAAATCAGTTATGAGCAGGAGCTTCACTTTTCTAAGCAGCTGCTTAGTTATCGTTTACCCCTGGATTATAAACAACCTGTTCCCGAATTTTCTTTGAAGGTAAGTGTACTGGAAAGTAATGAGCAGCCTGAACTGGTGGAACAGCCTGATGGCAGTTTTAGTTTTAGCCGCAAAGGGACTGCCTTTATTGCTGAAATGCAGCGGAAAGATTTTGTTCCAAAACATGGCCTTATCATTAATCTGCCAGCTGTTTCGGGCGAAAAAATAGCTGCTCTAATGCAGAAAGCCGGTTCCAGCTATTACTTTCTGACCAATGTACCCGTTAATGCGTCATCACGAACACACACATGGGGTAATCAGATAGGGCTGATCTGGGATGTGTCTTTGAGTGGTTTACAAAGAGATACCTCAAAAGAACTGGCTTTGCTCGATGCATTGATCAGAGAGAAAAAAAATCTGACAATAGAGCTGGGCCTATTGAATAATACTTTCAAAAAAGGAGGAACTTTTATCATCAGGGGAGGGGACTGGAAGGCATTGAGAGAGAAATTAGCTAATCTGGTTTATGATGGTGGTACTGATTATAGCAATGTCAGTTCAGCCTTGTTTAAAGCCGATGAGTATTTATTCTTTACTGATGGTTTTTCTGGTTTTGGTAAATCTTCTGTCGCATTGAATAAACCTGTTTATACGATCAATTCTTCACTCCGTGCTGACTTTAACCAGCTTAAAAATATAAGTGCCAGAACAGGAGGTCAGTTTATTAACCTGAATGAGTTGTCTGCAGAAAATGCTTTTCAGCAAATGTCCAGAGATGAAATACAGTTTTTAGGTGTCAAAAATAATCCTGGAATCAGTGAGCTTTATCCGGCTCTGCCAGTGCGCGTAGGTGGTTATCTGTCTGTGGCTGGCCTGGCAGCTTCGGGAACTGAAAACCTGGTACTGCAGTTTGGATATGGTAAAGAAGTTATACTGGAACGGAGGGTTAATCTGAATGCGGCCGCTCAAAGTGCAGGTGTGATAGATGTAAGTAAGATCTGGGCGCAGAAGAAACTGGCGGATATGGATTTGAATTATGAGCAGAACAAAGATAAAATCAGTGCGCTGGGTAAACAGTTTGGACTGGTTACCCGTAATACCAGTCTGCTGGTACTGGAATCTGTTGAAGATTACATCCGTTATGGTATTGAGCCTCCGGAAGAGTTAAGAGATGCTTATCATCAAGTAAGAAAAGGACAAATACAGCATAAAGAAGAACGGAAAAATGGTTTAATGAAAGAAGCCATTGCAATGGCAGCAGAATTAAAAACCTGGTGGAACAAGGTTTTTAAACCGGAAAAGCTCTTTCCCAAACCAGAAAAGAAAGTTGTTCCATATACTGTTCCGGCTACAGTTGGATATGATCAGAATGCAGCTGCAGACATCGTGGTTCGATCTGAAAATACGAACATCCGAAGAGAAAGAGCAGAACCAGGTCAGGCATTATATGAATCCGTAGTGGTTTCTTCTGCCGCGATGAGTAAAATAAGCGGACGGGTGGCTGATTCTGCACCAGGGAAAACGAGAGCTGAACAACCGGTTATCATCGTCCCTGAATTTAAAAGTGACAAAGCATATATGAATAAGATAAATGGCACTGCAGAGAATGCTTATCAGCAATATCTTGCTGTCAGAAAAGAATATCTTACAACACCTTCATTTTATTTGGATGTTTCGAACTGGTTTCAGCAGCATAAAGAGGCTGATAAAGCTTTAATGATCCTAAGTAACCTGACTGAGCTGGAATTAGAAAATGCAGAAATCTATAAAACGTTAACTTATAAATTAAGAGAAACAGGGCAGATAAAAACTGAACTGTTTACCAGTGGTAAAGTTCTGGAATGGAGACCGATGGATGCACAAAGTTACCGGGACTATGCACTGGCTCTTGCAGATTGTGGTCAGTATCAGCAGGCTTTGGATACTTTGTATGCTGTACTGAATCAAAGTTACAGTATGGACAATGCAGACCGGGATCATGGTATAGAAGAGATTATTTTGTCAGAAATCAATAACCTGATCAGTCTTCATCGCGGAAAATTAAATACTGGTAAAATTGATAAAAAGGTGATTTTTAATCTTCCTGTTGATGTAAGGGTGGTCATGAACTGGAATAAAAAAGATACTGATATAGATCTTTGGGTAACAGATCCAAATGGAGTAAAATGTTTTTACAGTCATAACCGGACCAGTGCCGGTGGCAGAATAAGTAATGATTTTACCAGTGGTTATGGTCCTGAACAGTTTATGATTAAAAAAGCTATCAAAGGAAAATATAGAATTGAAGTAAATTATTATGGGGATAATCAGTTGAGCATTAGTGGACCCACAACTGTAATGGCCGAAATATATACGCATTACGGAAGCGCAGACCAGCAACGTAAAATAATCACCTTGCAACTTTCCGGGGAGCAGCGGGGAGGTGTATTTATCGGAGAATTTACTTTTTAG
- a CDS encoding M949_RS01915 family surface polysaccharide biosynthesis protein has product MNKLLSSAYLKSALVLMVTVFLFSCAQHSDSGQTQNSADAKKRTAVEQKTVSAEAAANGINSDTLKIADLPAAITYQGKPVKIVGWKDKSGDNILLLTETGEFPSKDVQEYPDNRDAELHVYHYTKSGNSWQEIVSVNDQISSCPVDIVTSFIPGAFFITDLDGNGIAECTFAYRLTCTGGVDNKVMKLIMLENKKKYVIRGTTTVNMGEKIPGTMKYEVGIPERFKVFMIEKWKAFETENYQ; this is encoded by the coding sequence GTGCTCAGCATAGCGACTCCGGGCAGACACAAAATTCAGCTGATGCTAAAAAAAGAACTGCTGTTGAGCAGAAAACTGTTTCTGCTGAAGCTGCGGCAAATGGTATCAATAGCGACACTTTAAAAATTGCTGATTTGCCTGCGGCGATAACTTATCAGGGAAAACCAGTAAAGATTGTGGGATGGAAGGACAAATCCGGAGACAATATTTTGCTGCTTACAGAAACCGGCGAGTTTCCTTCAAAAGACGTGCAGGAATATCCGGATAACAGGGATGCTGAGCTGCATGTTTATCACTATACCAAAAGTGGTAATAGCTGGCAGGAGATTGTCAGTGTAAATGATCAGATCAGTTCTTGCCCGGTAGATATTGTAACGAGTTTTATTCCGGGCGCTTTTTTTATTACTGATCTTGATGGTAATGGAATAGCAGAATGCACTTTTGCTTATCGTTTAACCTGTACAGGTGGGGTTGATAATAAAGTAATGAAACTAATCATGCTCGAGAATAAAAAAAAATACGTGATCAGAGGAACTACTACAGTGAATATGGGAGAAAAGATCCCTGGAACGATGAAGTATGAAGTTGGTATACCCGAACGCTTTAAGGTCTTTATGATTGAAAAGTGGAAGGCTTTTGAAACAGAAAATTATCAATAA